CGCACATATCTCAACAGCCAGTGATTTCAAAACAACCCCTGCAGTTTTCTGTCGGGGTTGTTCCTTTTTAATACATCCAATTAGGAGAAGAATTATGAATTTCGAAGATCTAGAAAACTTGACACTTGAAACTCTTATCACCCGACACCGGCAGCGTTTTGATCTGCGGTATTCAATACAGAGTGACCTTAAAAGTGTGGAATGCGATTCCTCTGACCCTGCTGATGGTCGAGTAGTCAAAGACGAATTCGTCAGCTGGGTGTTTATTACATTCGAGGACCGTGAGCAGAATATTTCACAAGTGATCCTAACAGGCGTTCGGCCTGACGGCTATGTCGGCACAAGCCCTGTTGTTCATTACAATCGAGAACAAGGCTGGGTCGTCACTCAAAGCGGTTCTTTTTATATGCTCAGTGGTGCAGCCGGTGAGGTGCCTTCGGACATCTCTAGAGTTATGTTCATCGCAGGGCTCTTTAATGCCTGGGGCATCGGCCAAGTCCTCGGCATGCCTCCAGTCTTTTTTTAAACACAAAAACTAAACTCTTGAATCTGCAATATGCGCTGATTGAAGTGATACGTGACTGTTCCGTGTTGGCACATCATTGAGCTGCCAATGCGGAACTAGCACGCACAGGGTTGTTGAAATAATAGAAATGACAGGGTGTTTAGCTTTCATTTTTTTTGTTTTTTTGACAATTCGACTTCTTTGCATTTCGGCAGATTTCTAAACCAATCTGCGGACTTGCTTGTCAACAAATTCTGCTTCTCCCATCTTCCAAATAAAAAAACACCTGACGACGTTGGTTTTATTTCGAGCGGTCATATAACTAACCATCAAACAATTTCATAAACTACACGGAGAATGTAGATGTCCCCACAAAAAATCTCTTTATATGTCAAAGCAACATACACAGCCCAAATGACAGGAGTAGACACAAAAACCGTTGTGTCTTGGATAAGGCGTGGAGACTTGCGCGGTAAAAAAATGGGGGATGTATGGCAAGTATGGAGGGAAGATCATATACGATTAATTGACCCTAATGACACTTTTGGAGCACGCAATACAACACAAAACAAGAACCTAGATGCTGTCCGAGCAAAGCAACACTTGGAACAACTTTTATCAGAGGTGGCATAATGGGAATCTATAAGCGCGGTAACATTTGTTACGTTCGTTTCCAAGTGAACGGAAAGATTTTTAACTTTTCTGCAGGCACTACCGATGAAGAGGAAGCTCGAAAACTTGAGAAAGTTATTAAAAAACGAGAGCAAGATAAAATACGTGGCATTGTCGAGGACATGCCGCTAGCAGATGCTATCGCCATCTTTGTTCGGCACATGAATGACGGTCGGACAAAATACAAACAAAGCTCAATCACACGCTACAAAACATCTTTTAAACAAATTGCCTGTTACCTTTCTGATGAGATGCTTAGTAGCGTTGATAAAGATTGGGTCGCTGGGTATGTAGCTTACAGGCGTGCGGAGAAAGAGGAGATCAGTAATAGAACGCTGCGACGGGACCTTGACGCTCTGAGTCTTGTCTTTCAGCACATGAAAGATGAACACGGGGCAATCGAACACAATCCTGTTCGCAAGTATGATGTGAACAAGTGCTTGCAAACAGCTAAAGTAGAAATCCGCATACCTTCCCACAGTGAAATCCAGATGATCATCGACGACATAGGACCGATGCTAGGCCGGTTAACGGCATTTCAAGCTTTAACCGGATTGCGCCAACAAGAGGCTTTGCAACTAGAGTGGCGTGATGTCCTCCTGGATCGAGGACGGATCATTATTCCAAAGAGCAAAAGTTCATCGCCGAGAACTGTTTTTTTGTTCAAATCAGCCAAGAAGATTCTTCAAGACCTTCCAAGGTCGCCGAAAGGTGATTTTGTTTTCTGGCATGGAGATGGGCATCGTTATAAACGTTTTGCCAATCAATGGAAAAGCTTTACGAAGCGACTAGGTTTGCCTGTGCGAGATCACGATCTCAGACACTTTTATGCTCATCTATATTTGATGAAGGGCGGGACGCTTCATGGCCTTAAAGAACAGTTGGGTCACAAATGGTTTGAGACGACCCTGCAGTATGCACACTTGAGCAATGAGCACATTGAAAGTGAGATGGAGCGTATGGGTGAATATCAACCTGACAAGAAGCCCAACGTTGATGTGAAGTTTGAATTTCCCAAAAAATGGAAATACAAGCAGCAATATCATCCAGGGTGGCCGAAATGACCAGCCTCTTCTTATAAAACCTACTCCAAAAGCCCTCGCTGATCTCATCGGGGGCTTTTTTATGTCGGCACGTGGTTGTTACAAAGTTGATACACCCCTGGCTCTGACTAAAACCGCAAATTATCATGTGTTTCCAATGCACTTAACCTGGGCAAGGGGAGTGCGCATGGGAATAAGGGAAATTGGACCCGCTACATTGTTGTTACACTACAAAAGGTCCTGAAGGTTTCATTCAGTTTACGATTGTTTCAACGTGCTGATTTTTAAGGAGAAATGGCGGAGAGAGAGGGATTCGAACCCTCGGTACCCGTGAAGGCACAACGGTTTTCGAGACCGATTAAAGTGCGTTGTTGGTCAGGCCTGTTGTATTAAAATATAATGAAAACAACACTTTGTATGGTCTGCGGTGGTTGTAGATGGTAAAAGGTAATGTATTATTTTTGCATGAAACTTGCACGAAGCGCGTCCCTCGATTGCATCAAGTGCATTCACCATCTTCAGCCTCAAACTGCCATCGGTCAAGTGCTGAGTGAGGTGGCGGATAGCCTCAGAGGAAGTGGGACGGCGAGTTGGGCCGACCTATCCAGGGGCGTTGCGCGGGGGGGGGCGCATGAAGGGGGAGCGGAAAACCGGAAAGACCGGGTTGCGGCGAATGGAAGGCCTTCCACT
The genomic region above belongs to Magnetovibrio sp. PR-2 and contains:
- a CDS encoding tyrosine-type recombinase/integrase — encoded protein: MGIYKRGNICYVRFQVNGKIFNFSAGTTDEEEARKLEKVIKKREQDKIRGIVEDMPLADAIAIFVRHMNDGRTKYKQSSITRYKTSFKQIACYLSDEMLSSVDKDWVAGYVAYRRAEKEEISNRTLRRDLDALSLVFQHMKDEHGAIEHNPVRKYDVNKCLQTAKVEIRIPSHSEIQMIIDDIGPMLGRLTAFQALTGLRQQEALQLEWRDVLLDRGRIIIPKSKSSSPRTVFLFKSAKKILQDLPRSPKGDFVFWHGDGHRYKRFANQWKSFTKRLGLPVRDHDLRHFYAHLYLMKGGTLHGLKEQLGHKWFETTLQYAHLSNEHIESEMERMGEYQPDKKPNVDVKFEFPKKWKYKQQYHPGWPK